AATATTTACAGGCATCTAAAGTAGTCTGCTTTCCACAGTGGCCCGTGTCTACCACAATACCAAGCTCATTCATCTTTTCTACGAACTTAATGCCGAAATTTGAAAGGCCGGCATTATTTTGTTCCATACAGCCTGCGCCTAAATAATTATGATTATTGTAAGTAAGCTGTATTACTCTAAGACCGAAGCGGAAGAATTTTTCAAGAAGGACTAAATCTTTTTCAAAGCCTAAAGTTTCCTGGCAGGTTACGATACCCGCTTTTAGATTATTTGCCTTGGCATATTCAATGTCTTCTGCTTTAAAAGCCTTAATGAGCCATGGTTTTTTATCAAATTCTTCCTGAATGGAAAGGGCCGATGCGTATAATTCTTCTTTGCTTGAAACCCCAAGCTGCCTATTTCCTGCTGTAAGGCCGCTTTCATAGAAGCAGTCCTTATATAAGTCTGAAAGCTTACCGTCTGTAAACAAATCATGGATATATTCTTCAGTAAAATTAAGCTGTGCAATAACATTTCCCGGATATTTTTCCTGGGCAAGGTTCAGGGTTTCTTCCTCAAAGCCTTCTTCAAAAGAATATGTTCCTATGGGGCCTTGAAAAAGCATGTCTATAATAATACTTTCGTCATGCAGTTGTCTTGCTCTTTTTTCCTGTTCGTCTGTCAGCTGAAACGGATAAAGCTCCTCTAACATCTACTCACCCCTTATATTTTTTTCTATAATGCCTGCGATATAGTCGGCGGAAGCCAAATCCTCTACGGCAAGCCCCAGCGCCTCAAATATGGTTGTATCCTCGTCATTTTTCCGGCCTTCTAAATTTCCTAATATAACGTCTCCCAGTTCCCCTAAAAGATGTTCTTTCGTAATTGCGCCTTCTGAAAGCGGAATAAGAAAATCCCCTGATTCAGCAAGAGTTGACTCAATTCTGTCTCCAAATACCCGAGATTTTTTAACAATCTCCGTATCAAGCTCCCGGCAATCTGGGGTACAGGCTCCTACGGCATTAATATGGGCGCCTTTTTTTACGTCTTTACCGAACAATATGGGATTTTTGGCAGAAGTAACGGTGCAAATAATATCTGCGTTTTCTACTGCCTTGGAGACCTCTGTACAGATATGAATAGGGATAGGAAATTTAGCACTCATTTCCTCTTTAAATTTTTTAAGGGAATCTTTGTTTATATCCCAAACGTATACTGCTTTTATATCCCGTACATAGCTTATGGCTTCAAGATGTTTCCTCGCTTGAAGACCCGAGCCTAAAATACATAATACCTCTGCGTTCTTTCTTGCAAGATAATCTGTTGCAAGGGCGCTTACGGCTGCAGTTCTTACCCCTGTTATGGCTTCTGCCTCAACGACGGCTTTAAGAGCGCCTGTATCGGCATCAAATAAAGTTATTAGCCCCTGGTGGGAAGGCATTCCCCTTTTAAAATTATCAGGAAAAACCGTTATAATCTTTGCCCCTGCTATTGTTCTTCCAGGAATAGACGCGGGCATAAGGCCCAATATCTTTCTTTCCTCTATTTCCATAGCCACCCTTAGCACCTGGGACGCTTCCCCTTTTGATAAAGCACATAGGGTATCTTTCATAAGCCCTATACAGCTTTTCAGATCAAAAAGTTCTGCAACCTGCTGTTCTGAAATAAAAAGCATCAGATATCACTTCTCCATTCAATAGTTTTATGGCAATATTAATTTTTTATTGTAAAGTAAAGTTTGATTTTCTGCGAAGCTTCACAACATGATATAATATGAACAAAATCAAACTTTGGTTGATTTTGTTCACGAATACATTTTGCGAAGACAACTGTATGAGCAAAATTATACTTATGATATAATGATTTAATAAAAAAGATAAGCTTTTAAAAAGTGACAATATGGTGCAAACGCTTAAGATAGATATAAACTTAACAACCTTTATCAAACTAATTATATCTTACATATACATGTCTGTATATTGACTTTAAATCGTCTTTAATATATTTTTATATTAAAGACCGCTTAATATTAAACGGGAGGTTTTATATGCTTTTTAAGCTGGCTGTTGTTGGACATAAGGAGTCTCTAAAAGAAATACAGAATATCATTTATTCAAAATTCAATAATGTAGAACCTGTAGTTGTGGAAT
This is a stretch of genomic DNA from Anaeropeptidivorans aminofermentans. It encodes these proteins:
- a CDS encoding ornithine cyclodeaminase family protein; its protein translation is MLFISEQQVAELFDLKSCIGLMKDTLCALSKGEASQVLRVAMEIEERKILGLMPASIPGRTIAGAKIITVFPDNFKRGMPSHQGLITLFDADTGALKAVVEAEAITGVRTAAVSALATDYLARKNAEVLCILGSGLQARKHLEAISYVRDIKAVYVWDINKDSLKKFKEEMSAKFPIPIHICTEVSKAVENADIICTVTSAKNPILFGKDVKKGAHINAVGACTPDCRELDTEIVKKSRVFGDRIESTLAESGDFLIPLSEGAITKEHLLGELGDVILGNLEGRKNDEDTTIFEALGLAVEDLASADYIAGIIEKNIRGE
- a CDS encoding dipeptidase, yielding MLEELYPFQLTDEQEKRARQLHDESIIIDMLFQGPIGTYSFEEGFEEETLNLAQEKYPGNVIAQLNFTEEYIHDLFTDGKLSDLYKDCFYESGLTAGNRQLGVSSKEELYASALSIQEEFDKKPWLIKAFKAEDIEYAKANNLKAGIVTCQETLGFEKDLVLLEKFFRFGLRVIQLTYNNHNYLGAGCMEQNNAGLSNFGIKFVEKMNELGIVVDTGHCGKQTTLDACKYSKKPVIASHSAAEKVYFHNRAKSDEEIKAIAETGGVIGVFCMPWFIAEEPENTTIEHLLDHIDYIAKLTGPSHVGIGTDWPMPQTKWMALKFKELVAPGMGFKPGDGPSIEYVKGMKDYRSIINITRGLVSRGYSDSDIKNILGGNFLRVFKAVWK